Part of the Liberibacter crescens BT-1 genome is shown below.
AATAAGAACATGACGTTTATTAAGAAAAAGTATTCGAAACTGTTCACGTTCCTCATGAGCCATAGTTGCATTGCAGTAATCAAGAACTTTTGACCAAGAGTCAAGTATTTGAGTATCTTTTATTTCGGCTTTTAGCATGCGTTGTGTAGCTATTGATATTAATTTTAATTCAAAAGCAACGGTCTCTCCAATGCCAGGGACTTCTTGAAGTAAATGTAATGGCGCCCCAAAAACTCCTCCTAAAGTTGAAAAACGTTTTAAGAGTGCTTTAGCAACAGATTTAGTATCGCGACGTGGAATCAGTTTGAAAAGAATTAATTCGAGAATTTCATAATCAGCCAATGCCATTTCACCATTTTTCCGCAAACGATCACGTAATCGATCGCGATGGCCAATATAATGTAGTTCATTCATATCCGCAGGCGAAATAGAATTATTCATAGGTTTTGTTTCTCTTAGTTTTAGGTATATTTTTTTTGACTGTGAGGAAAACCTGGTCGTTCTAAGCCAGCTGGTGATAATGTAAAAATTTCATAACCAGTTTTTGTTACTCCTATTGTATGTTCGTATTGAGCTGATAAAGAACGATCTCGTGTGACAGCTGTCCAGCCATCTGATAGCATTTTTACATCAGGGAGCCCTAAATTAATCATAGGTTCTATAGTAAAGATCATTCCTTCTTGAAAATTCCCTTCAGATTGTAAAGTTGGATCACTGTAATGAAGAATTTCTGGTTTATCATGAAAAACATGACCAATTCCATGACCACAAAAAGCTTTTACAACAGAGCAGCGTTCTTTTTCAGCGTATGTTTGTATTGCCTGGCCAATAGATTCAATAGGTGCGTTAGGTTTGACAGTAGCAATACCTCTACAGAGTGCTTCATAAGTAACTTCTAAAAGCCGTTCTGCTGAACGCTTAATTTTTCCTATTGGATACATGCGACTGGCATCACCATACCAGCCATCTAAAACATAAGTAACATCAATATTAACAATATCTCCGTTTTGTAGAGGCTTATCATTTGGAATACCATGACATACAACATGATTGATTGAAGTACAGGTTGATTTTTTATATCCTCTGTAGTTAAGAGTTGCAGGAAATGCACCGTTATCTATTCCAAATTTAAATACAAAATAATCAATTTCATTGGTTGTAATTCCTGGTTTAACAATTTCTACTAAAGAATCCAGACACCGAGCTGTTACTTGGCATGCATTGCGTACGCCTTGGAATTCTTCTGGAGTATATAATTTTATGGGGTTTGTCTTTTTTAAAAGATAATGAGACATTTTTATATCATTTTCTCTGAATGTATGTGTTTTTTAATTTAAAATGAATCTGAAGTTTTTAAAAATTTATCTTCTTTTGGCTTTATGCAGTAATTCTGAATAGTTATGTATCTGTTTGTAAAGGAGGTGATATAAAATACTTTTTGAACGTTCTTTTTTAAGGAATAATAAAAAAGCATAAGTTTTTAGAATCTCAAAAGATTTCATTTGAGTAAAAGCTTTATTCTTTATAGAAGATTTTATCTTCTTTTTTAGTATTTACGTATTAAGTTTTATCTAAAATAATGGTTAATATAAAACAATACTTTTATATAGTTTAATTTTGTAAGTCTTGAATAACTCTCATCAACTTTTTTTAGCAATAACTAAAACCTCATTTTCTGATCAAACCACCATAATTTTTTAATAAAAAGAATATTCCTTATTCTTGTTTTAATAACAATTAACAAAAGTCCTATAGAGAATAAACACCAAATAGCCGGAAACTCGTTTATATTAGATGTTGTTAACCTTGCCAATACAGGGCCGACTAAAAAATGATATAAAGTAAATCTCCAAGACCCATAGGCAATAGGTAACAAGAAAGCAGAGATGATATACGGAGCCCAAACTATATTTCCAAAGGAAAGAGGAATTCCAAACAATGAAATAGGAGCATTAAGGTTGAAAATATTATTTATAGGGAATTCCCAAGCTATATGCCAATTTCCTGAAACAGAACACAGCCTGTCTGAGCACATTGGTGCAGCAGCTTTTGGAATAAGAGAAAATGAATGATAAGGAAATGCTTGTACGAACATTACTATGAAGCAAATAAAACAAATCATAAAGACAGGTGTTGCTATTTTCTTTTGTGCCTCTTTAGGTATAAAATACATTGAAATAGCATTTATAAAAAAAGGTTGTAAAGAAATATGCAGGTAGCCTAAAGATGTGGCAACTTGATTTCTAAGATCAAAGCAAGAGTTTATTACGTTATATGTGAAAGCTTGTAGAACTTCCATTAAAGAGAAATAAGCCAAGCAACCCCATAAAACAGGACTGTCTTTTTTATACGCTGAAATGCTACATCCTATGAAACCAATAATAGATAATGTTGTTGAGGCTTTCCCATTCCAACACATTGTTCATCCTTCTTACTTAAGATTGGAATTATTGTATAAAAATACAATCAGTAGTAAACATATACATTTTAAAGATAAAAGTATATACAAACTTATTATTCTTAAATAATAAATGTTTTGTCATTATTGACATATTGGATGTATTTTTTATTCATTGCTATAAAAATTCCTGATTTTCAAATGAATAAATCTACTACAATCCCTCCTTAGGATTTTAATTTATGAAAAGAGTTCAATTCTTAAGTTGTATAGTGATGAAATTTATATTAGCAGTTGTTTTATCGTCATGTTCTTTAAATAAAGCGTCTAATGTTTATCCAACGTTTTCTCGGCCACTTAAAGCTGCGAATGTTCAGATTAGTGATAATGAAGCTATTGAAATGCAAAAAAAATTTAGAGCTTTAACTCACTCATATAAGTAAGCTTTGTTATTTTAATTGAAATCTTTTGTTTTTTCTTTCTATGTGTTAGTGTATTATAGTTTATACAAAGAGTTTTACTGTGAATTATAAAATGACATATCATTTATAAAAAAGAAACAGAATAGAATGCTGTATTTTATTGCGTATTTATAGTGTTAGTGTCATAGAAAGTTTAAAGAAAAAATATGACTATTTTAATTTATGAATAAGAAGATGACATATAACTTTCATGTCAAGATGATTAAAATGGAAGATTTTTATAAGATTCAACGATTACCTCCATATGTTTTTGAAGAAGTTAATCGTTTAAAAGCTGCTGCGCGTGCAGCTGGTTCTGATATAATAGATTTTGGTATGGGAAATCCTGATTTGCCTACTTCACAGAGTATTGTAGATAAACTTTGTGAAGTTATAAAAGATCCTCGCTCACATCGTTATTCTGCTTCAAAAGGCATTCAGGGATTAAGAAAGGCACAAGCAGCATATTATGCTCGTCGTTTTGGAGTAAAAATTAATCCGGATAATCAAGTTGTTGTAACTCTTGGTTCTAAAGAAGGATTTGCGAACATGGCGCAAGCCATAACAGCTCCAGGAGATGTTATATTGTGTCCTGATCCGACGTATCCAATCCATGCTTTTGGTTTTCTAATGGCTGGTGGTGTTTTACGATCAATTTCTGTTTATCCTGATAAAAATTTCTTTATTTCTTTAGAGCATGCCGTTCGGCATTCAATTCCTAAACCATTAGCGTTAATCCTTAATTATCCATCGAATCCAACCACATGTGTTGCCTCATTAGATTTTTATAAGGATATTGTAACTTTTGCGAAAAAGTATGAAATTATTTTGCTTTCAGACTTGGCATATTCAGAAATTTATTTTGATCATGTGCCTCCTCCGTCTATTCTACAAGTACCTGGTGCAATTGATATTGCTGTGGAATTTTCAACGATGTCAAAGGCGTTTTCTATGTCCGGATGGCGTATAGGGTTTGCCGTCGGTAATGAAAATTTGCTAGCTGCTTTGGCGCGTGTTAAATCCTATTTGGATTATGGCGCCTTTACTCCTATTCAGGTAGCAGCTGCACATGCTCTTAATAACAATAGTGTAGAAGTTGAAAAAGTAAGAGATGTTTATCGAGCTCGTAGAGATGTTTTAGTCAACAGTTTTAGAAAAGCAGGTTTTAATGTGCCATTACCAGTTGCTACAATGTTTGTATGGGCAAAAATTCCTGAAAAATTTTCTTCTTTAGGGTCATTAGAATTTTCCAAGTTATTGCTAAAAAAAGCAGACA
Proteins encoded:
- the radC gene encoding RadC family protein, whose amino-acid sequence is MNNSISPADMNELHYIGHRDRLRDRLRKNGEMALADYEILELILFKLIPRRDTKSVAKALLKRFSTLGGVFGAPLHLLQEVPGIGETVAFELKLISIATQRMLKAEIKDTQILDSWSKVLDYCNATMAHEEREQFRILFLNKRHVLISNEIQSKGTVDHTPVYLREIVRRSLELSATSIILVHNHPSGDPSPSRADLEMTQTIISTILPLGITVYDHIIIGKTNYISFKGLKLI
- the map gene encoding type I methionyl aminopeptidase produces the protein MSHYLLKKTNPIKLYTPEEFQGVRNACQVTARCLDSLVEIVKPGITTNEIDYFVFKFGIDNGAFPATLNYRGYKKSTCTSINHVVCHGIPNDKPLQNGDIVNIDVTYVLDGWYGDASRMYPIGKIKRSAERLLEVTYEALCRGIATVKPNAPIESIGQAIQTYAEKERCSVVKAFCGHGIGHVFHDKPEILHYSDPTLQSEGNFQEGMIFTIEPMINLGLPDVKMLSDGWTAVTRDRSLSAQYEHTIGVTKTGYEIFTLSPAGLERPGFPHSQKKYT
- a CDS encoding DUF5765 domain-containing protein — protein: MCWNGKASTTLSIIGFIGCSISAYKKDSPVLWGCLAYFSLMEVLQAFTYNVINSCFDLRNQVATSLGYLHISLQPFFINAISMYFIPKEAQKKIATPVFMICFICFIVMFVQAFPYHSFSLIPKAAAPMCSDRLCSVSGNWHIAWEFPINNIFNLNAPISLFGIPLSFGNIVWAPYIISAFLLPIAYGSWRFTLYHFLVGPVLARLTTSNINEFPAIWCLFSIGLLLIVIKTRIRNILFIKKLWWFDQKMRF
- a CDS encoding LL-diaminopimelate aminotransferase; this translates as MEDFYKIQRLPPYVFEEVNRLKAAARAAGSDIIDFGMGNPDLPTSQSIVDKLCEVIKDPRSHRYSASKGIQGLRKAQAAYYARRFGVKINPDNQVVVTLGSKEGFANMAQAITAPGDVILCPDPTYPIHAFGFLMAGGVLRSISVYPDKNFFISLEHAVRHSIPKPLALILNYPSNPTTCVASLDFYKDIVTFAKKYEIILLSDLAYSEIYFDHVPPPSILQVPGAIDIAVEFSTMSKAFSMSGWRIGFAVGNENLLAALARVKSYLDYGAFTPIQVAAAHALNNNSVEVEKVRDVYRARRDVLVNSFRKAGFNVPLPVATMFVWAKIPEKFSSLGSLEFSKLLLKKADIVVAPGIGFGEQGDGYVRIALVENEHRIRQAARNLKIFFSESNSNFQI